In Pirellula sp. SH-Sr6A, the DNA window CCGAAGGAGAAATGCGTTTCGTGCGGCAGATATAAGCCAGCGCCGCAGAAAGAAATTGAGTGAGCATGGCGGGTGGTTGCCCCTTACCGTAACGCGCCTTGCGCGGCCAGCTCGGAATAGGGTGGTCCAAGGCATCCGCAATCACCTTGGCCAGTTCGGGAATCAATTGTTTGACGTGGCGATGCTCCATGCCCCGAAGGCTGGCCATACGGCGTTCGTCCCCGTTGCCTCGTCGCGCCAGTTCGATGAGCAGATCATCACGGAGAACCTTCCGGGCGGGTAGGTCGCGTTCTTTGGCTCGTTGCTCGCGCCACATCCAGAGAGCCCGCACGATGGACAAGCTATTGCCGCTCAAGGCTTGGATGCCGCTGATCCGAAACCAATTCTCGCTCGATTCGAATTGCTCCAAATCTTCTTGCCAACGGCTCGTTTCTTCACGGACCCAATGGACCCGATCGAGCTTGCCCAGTTCCTTTTCCATCGATCGATGGAGTCGAAGCAAATCTTTGACGTCTTGAGCTGCGTACTGAAGCTGTTGATTGGAGAGAGGTCGCTTCCGCCAGTCCGATCTCGTTTCTTCCTTGTCCAGATTGACTCCTGTGTAGCGATGCACCAAGTTCGCATAGGAGGCAGGATACTCGTGCCCTAAGAAGGCGGCAGCCAGTTGAATATCGAATAGATTGGGAATCAGTTTTTGCGTGGCCCGATAGCAGAAGAGCGTTTCCTCACGACCCGCATGAACAACGACTTGCGTTTCGGATGAAGTCAGCTGATTCCAGAACGGGTCCAAGCTATCGAGAGTATAGGGGTCGATCACATAGATGCCGTCCGGCACTGCAACTTGAAGTAAACAGAGTTCGGGGCGATAGGAATCCTCTGCGACGAACTCGGTATCGAATGCGACGACTTTGTCCTCATCGATCTGACGGCAAAGCTGATGAAGAGAATCTTGGTTTGTGATATACTGAAATCGCGCGTTCAACCGAGCCCCTAATAAATTGCGTTCACAGATGGATGCCGACGGATGATTTGCCCCAGGCTGCGGATGATCGAAGCTCGGTCCAGGCGTCTGTAGTTTTACTCGGAATCGGAAATGCGAACAACAACACGAACGGTAGCTGGTGATAAAACCGTTCCCATTCCACAGCCGTTGGTCAGCATTCGGAGTCTCGCCGAACTCCAGATCGCGATGGAACAGGATCTTCCTTGGATCGATCTCAAAGAGCCGAGCCGCGGCTCGTTAGGCCGGCCCGACCCAGACGTGGCCTGGTCGATTTACCAGGAGTTTCTTCGGCGAATGGCCGATGCACCCGTTCGCCCCTCCTTCAGCATCGCGCTCGGGGAGTTGATGGACTCGACCGACGAGGTTCTGCAGGATTACTGCAGGCCTTATGGCGGGGACGTTTATTGGAAAATCGCGTTGGCTGGCTGCGATGCGCACAGCGGATGGCAGGACCGAGTTGCCCATTTGGTGCAGTCCGTCTCTAAGCCTTCGCAGTGGATCTTGGTCCACTACGCCGATGCAGAGAAAGCGAATGCCCCCACTTGGGATGACATTCTCCAGGTAAGCAAAGCGTTGGAGTGCGAATACATCCTGGTCGATACTTGGGAAAAGCGGGGCGACTCATTGTTGGATATCGTTCGTGTTGATACCCTCAAGCATATGGCGGCTCACTCCCATGCCATGGGGCTGCAGATGGCAATGGCGGGCTCATTGCGAAAGAGTCAGCTATCGGCGCTTTGGGGGCTGGGTGCCTCCTACTTAGGGTTTCGAGGTGACCTCTGCGAAGGGCAAACTCGGACAGCGCGCATCGGAGCAGATTCCCTCCAACAGTTGTGCGATGCCTTTCGTCAGTTCAGCGAATCAACCCATCCAAGGACGGAATCCTCTCATGTCATCCGGTAGCGAACGCGAGCCACTTTCAGGCGTTATCCGACAAGGAAACAAGGTCGTAGGGTCCATTTGCATTCCGGATGCGAGCGAGGTCTTTATCCGAGAGTTCAATCATTGCTATGGACAGCTTCGCATGCAGATTGAAGAAAGCCGACCCTCGATTCCTTCCCTCCCCACCAACCCTCACACATTCCGACTCCCTTCTTGGTTCCGCCATGTCTGGCACCCACGGATCGAAAGCGAGTAGATCTAACTGTGTTGCTAGGAGCCGCATGGATGGCGCTCGAGGGCAACACGGATCCCCCCAGAGTGTCGCAGCCACCCCGAATGTCCAAGCCATCGGTGAGCCAATTTTATCATCGCCCCTTCGCTGGGATGTGTTCGGCTACGGCTGACCGTTGAACTGTTTATGGCTAGCAGGATAAACGATCCATATGGGTTCTATTGCAGCTTCTTTGGTTGCCCTAGCACACCACCTACATAGGCCATCGGCAGGTACGCTCCTAGCAGGTCGACGACGATGAACCACACTGGGCCGCCTACCATCAGCACCATCGTAATACCACCGAGCAAAAAGAATGTTCCGATGAATATCGCGAGAGCCAGTTTGTGCGAGGCAGCCAGTTTGGAAGCAAGATAAGCACCGGCGAAGGTTCCCATCGCGTGGGCCAACCAAGGCGCGATGAAGTTAGCCGTTTTAAGGCGCTGGAGATTCTCGGCGAAGGTCTCCATATTCGACAGATCGACCCCCTCCGGAAGGGGAATCAACAGCGGACCGATGGTGACGATGCCCATGTTGACAACGCTACCCAGCACGATGCCAGCGAGGACAGCAAAAACATTTCGTACAAGAATCGCCATGGGTAACGCCGCATTCGATAAGGTAAGTCCC includes these proteins:
- a CDS encoding ribonuclease D, which translates into the protein MNARFQYITNQDSLHQLCRQIDEDKVVAFDTEFVAEDSYRPELCLLQVAVPDGIYVIDPYTLDSLDPFWNQLTSSETQVVVHAGREETLFCYRATQKLIPNLFDIQLAAAFLGHEYPASYANLVHRYTGVNLDKEETRSDWRKRPLSNQQLQYAAQDVKDLLRLHRSMEKELGKLDRVHWVREETSRWQEDLEQFESSENWFRISGIQALSGNSLSIVRALWMWREQRAKERDLPARKVLRDDLLIELARRGNGDERRMASLRGMEHRHVKQLIPELAKVIADALDHPIPSWPRKARYGKGQPPAMLTQFLSAALAYICRTKRISPSVVATADDLRDFVKYRLDGSDPDIPPPSLVTGWRAEIIGRELDDLLSGRLAMVLDNPDSDMPIRFHRIAP
- a CDS encoding (5-formylfuran-3-yl)methyl phosphate synthase, yielding MRTTTRTVAGDKTVPIPQPLVSIRSLAELQIAMEQDLPWIDLKEPSRGSLGRPDPDVAWSIYQEFLRRMADAPVRPSFSIALGELMDSTDEVLQDYCRPYGGDVYWKIALAGCDAHSGWQDRVAHLVQSVSKPSQWILVHYADAEKANAPTWDDILQVSKALECEYILVDTWEKRGDSLLDIVRVDTLKHMAAHSHAMGLQMAMAGSLRKSQLSALWGLGASYLGFRGDLCEGQTRTARIGADSLQQLCDAFRQFSESTHPRTESSHVIR